GATCAACCATTAGATGACAATCAACTGCAATTTATTGCCAATCAAGCTGAAGTGATTGCGCATGAATCGACTAGTGGTTTGGATACGCTACTGGCTAGCAGTAACCAGCCTTATATATATCGCAAGAGTAAGCCAGCTTTAGCTTTCGCTTTAAAATTAGAGGCTTATTTAGTTGTGGCTGATAGTGGGCAGGCGGGGCAAACCAAATTAGCGGTCCAAAAAGTCATGAAGCGTCGTCAAGAGAATCCTGAATTTAGTGAAAGTATTTTGACTGCCATTGGACAATTTGTGACGCAAGCCTTTGATGCCATTAATGCGGGGGATGTTCAAAGTTTGGGTCGTTTAATGACTTATAACCATTATTATTTAAATCAATTAGGCGTTTCAAATGAACGCTTAGACATTATTGTAAATGCTGCTTGGCAAGCTGGAGCGCTAGGCGCTAAATTAACGGGGGGTGGCTTAGGCGGTTGTGTCATTGCCTTAGCTGAGACTAAAGGGGATGCGATTGCGATTGCCCATGCGATGCAAGAAGCTGGCGCCATTCAATCTTGGTATATCCCATTACATTAGGAGTGAAAAATATATATGAACTCTTTATTTAAATCCTCATATCGTGCTTTTACCAATATTGCCCTTATTAAATATTGGGGAAAACGCCATGAGGATCTTTTTTTACCATTAACATCAAGTTTATCCTTAACTTTAGATGCTTTTTATACCGATACAACGGTTGAATTTAAGCCCAACGCTAAAGCAGATGTATTTATTTTGGATGGGGTTCAACAAGGGGTTGAACTGACGCAAAAGGTGAGTCAGTTTGTTGATTTGTTTCGGGAAACGGCAGGTATGAACATGCCAGTGACGGTAACGAGTATTAACCATGTGCCAACGGCCGCGGGTTTGGCTTCGTCGGCGTCGGCTTTTGCGGCTTTGGCATCGGCTTGTAATGGAGCGCTTGGTTTAGGCTTAGATAATCGTGCTTTATCGATTTATGCGCGTCAAGGGTCTGGTAGTGCAACACGGAGTTTGTTTGGTGGTTTTGTTGTATGGCATAAGGGTGAAGGCGAGGATTCACAGTCTTCCTATGCTGAAGCGATTGATGATGCTGAGTGGGATATTGGGATGTTGGTGGTGATTATTAATCAACAACAAAAGAAAATCTCTAGTCGCGTGGGGATGGCGCACACCCGTGATACATCGCCGTTTTATGCGATGTGGCCTAGTGAAGTAGAGAAAGATTTGGCTGCCATAATTCCAGCGATTGAAGCGCATGATTTTGAAACTGTGGGTGAAATTGCCGAACATAATGCGATGAAAATGCATGCTAGTATTTTGGCTTCTAACCCTAGCTTTACTTATTTTGAACCGGACTCACTGGTGGCGATGGCGATTGTCAAGGAGTTGCGTGAACAAGGGATTGCTTGTTATGTGACGATGGATGCTGGTCCTAATGTGAAAGTGATTGGTCGTTTAAGTGAAATGGATCAAATTATAGCGCGTTTTAAACACGATTTTAAAGCGGATCAATTAATTGTAGCTAAGCCCGGTAGTGCACCGATTGAGTTAAAGGCATAAGGAGGATTTTAAGTGAAGTTTAATGCAAATATGGCTGATTTATTTAACTTAAATCCTAAGTTAACCTTTCAGCCAACCACACAAAAAGTACCTGGAAAATTATATTTTGTCGGCGAGTATGCCATTTTAGAACCTGGAAATACCGCCATTTTGTTTTCAGTTAATCAATATTTAACTTGCCAAATTTCCTTATCACGTACGCCATACAGTGGCTCTTTACAAACGTCTTTGCAAGATTTGTTACCTTTGTTATATCGGCGTGAAGCGGATAAAGTCCATTTTTCATTAAATGGCATGGACGGTTTAGATAGCTATTATCATGAAAATCTGATGGACGAAAAGACACGTACCTTAGTTCTGGAGCAGTGGCAGTATGTTTTTGAGGCTATTCGTGTTGTAGAAGAGCTGATGCAAGAGCTAGGTCGCCCCCTTCAAGATTATCATATTCAATACTATTCCGATTTAGTTGCTGAGGATGGTTCTAAATATGGCTTAGGTTCTAGTGCTGCTGTGACCATTGCGACCATCAAATCGTTGTTGGCTTTTTATGGGATTGAAGTGAAGTCTCCCCTTAGCTTGTTTAAGTTAGCTGCCATCGCCTTGATTCGAGCAGGTTCCAATGGTAGTATGGGCGATGTCGCAGCCATTAGTTTTGGAGGTTGGGTTTTTTATCAATCCTTTGATCGTAAGTGGTTGGCCGCGGAGTTGGACAATCAGGTGTCGCTGATGGATTTATTAGAAAAAGAATGGCCTTTGTTAGAAGTGCGCTATCTTGACATCAACAAGCGAATGACCTTATTAATTGGTTGGACGCAGTCAGCCGCTTCAACGCAAAATTTGGTTCAACAATTGACACAACGTTTACCTGAAAAAGATGCAAATTATCGCTATTTTTTAGAAAAAAGTAAGCTTTGCGTTAATAACATGCGTACGGCTTTTGAAAAAGCTGATATTATGCAAATTCAAGAAGAAATGGCAAATTATCGGCATTTATTATTAAAATTGAGTTCCCATTTCAATATTGAAATTGAAACCGATAAATTAAAACAATTCATTCAACTGTCGCAAGCTTATCAGTTCGAGGCCAAATCCAGTGGTGCCGGCGGTGGCGACTGCGGCATTGCCGTCGGCGAAAGCAATCAAAAAACGACTCAATTATTGGATGAATGGCGTCGTGTCGGGATTATTCCGCTGAATTTACATGTAGCCCCCAAACAATTTAACTAAATATCGCTAGTTTAAAGGAGTTTTATTCTGCTATGTCTTTAGATGCTTCACAATTAAACCAACAACGCAAAGATGATCATGTCAAATTAGCGCTCGGTCAACAAAAAGAGGCCAAAGCTGCCCCTTTTGATGACATCCGCTTTGTGCATCATTCATTTAGTCTAATGTCTTTAGATCAAGTAAATATCACGAGTCATTGGGCTGGTCACAGTCATGTGATGCCGTTTTACATCAATGGCATGACGGGTGGATCTAAATTCACCAAACAATTTAATGAAAAATTAGGGATGGTTGCGGCTGAAACGGGCTTAGCCATGGCATCTGGTTCGGTGAGTGCAGCCCTAAAAGATCCTTCCTTAAGTGATACGTTTCGGATTATCCGTGAGGTTAATCCGCATGGTTTTGTTATGGCCAATTTAGGGGCACACCATTCCTTAGAAAATGCTAAACGCGCCGTTGATTTGTTGCAAGCAGATGCGCTACAAATCCATTTAAATGTCCCGCAAGAAATTGTCATGCCTGAAGGTGATCGCGACTTTTCAAATTGGGCTGATAATATTCAAGCCATTGTGGCTCATGTAGGTGTCCCGGTTATCGTTAAGGAAGTTGGTTTTGGAATGAGTCGCGAAACCATGCTGTTTTTGAAGTCGTTAGGCGTTCAAACCATTGACATTAGTGGACGTGGTGGCACCAACTTCGTCCGCATTGAAAATGATCGTAATCCGTCCTTGGATTTTAGTGCCTTAGCTGGTTGGGGCCAAACAACACCAGAGTCTCTGTTGGAAGCACAGGCTATATTAGGGGATGGTACTGTGACCCTCTTAGCCTCAGGTGGGATTCGACAACCATTTGATATCTTGAAGGCTTTGGCTTTAGGTGCGTCGGCGGTTGGTTTATCAGGTAAATTTTTAGCGAGTGTTGATGATTTAGGCATTGATGCAACGGTTGAGATGGTTTACCAATGGCGCGATACCTTAAAGCAGATGATGTTAATGCTCGAAGCGCCTACCGTGGCTGCTTTACAAACTAAAGATATGATTCTATCCGGTAGTCTTTTAGAGTGGGCACAGTTGCGAGGTATTGATGCGAGTGGATTGGCACGTCGCAGTCAGGTAAAATAATAATCGTGAAAAACGCCAGACGGCTTGATGGGGGTTCCATTGAGTCGTCTGGCTTATTTTTAGGGGTTTGTTGTTGTGGGTTGGTTGTTATGGGTTGGTTGTGATGAGGAGGTAAGGGATGGGGGTAGCTCAGGCTACGAGCTGCCGGCTTTTTCGCTCAATCGACGTAAGTGGGCAGCGAAAGGCAGTCGAATAAAGCTAATCGGTCATCAAACACCTGATTTAATGTATAAATAGCTTTAATTGTCGTCTGTTTTACGGCGATATATTTCCCGCTTATGTTAAGTGGAATATTCTGAGGGAGTTTGTTCCACTTAATCGGTTATGTGGAATATTCCGAGTGCGTTTGTTCCACTTAGTCAGTTATGTGGAATATTCTGGGCGAGTTTGTTCCACTTAGTTAGCAAATGTGACAAGTGACCGTTGACCGTCAGCCTATAATAGCCCACCTATAGAAGAAATTCACAATTATTATTAGACAAATGCTTAATCTGGCCATTGCTCAAATAGCAGTGGCCAGATTAAGCATTTTAAACTAGAGATTTCTAAAAAAATATTGAATTATGCTGATTCATCGAAGAAAATCAACCTTTTATAGCGTTAATCTATCACAAACAATAACCTCATCGTTGTAATCGGGAAGTGAAAGGTAGTCGAATAAAGCTAATGGGTTCATCAAACACCTGATGTCATGAGCAAATAGCCTTAATTGTAGTCTGTTTTACGGTAATCCGTTTCCCGCTTACAATCGACGTCCGGCATTTCGCTGGTTTCCCTCAAATCATCCTACTTGCCGGATTTCCCGCTCAATCGACGTCCGGCATTTCGCTTGTTTTCCTCAACTCATCCAAATTGCCGGATCTCATTTCCCAACGACGTCCGCCAAACCAACTTGCCGGATTTCCCGCTCAATCGACGTCCGGCATTTCGCTTGTTTTCCTCAACTCATCCAAATTGCCGGATCTCATTTCCCAACGACGTCCGCCAAACCAACTTGCCGGATTTCCCACTCAATCGACGTCCGGCATTTCACTTTTTTCCCTCAACTCTTCCTACTTGCCGGATTTCATTTCCCAACGACGTCCGCCAAACCAACTTGCCGGATTTCCCGCTCAATCGACGTCCGGCATTTCGCTTGTTTCCCTCAACTCTTCCTACTTGCCGGCTTTCCCGCCCAATCGACGTCCGGCATTTCACTTTTTTCCCTCAGCTCTTCCAATTTGCCGGATTTCATTTCTCAACGACGTCCGCCAAACCAACTTGCCGGCTTTCCCGCTCAATCGACGTCCGGCATTTCGCTTGTTTCCCTCAACTCTTCCTACTTGCCGGATTTCATTTCCCAACGACGTCCGCCAAACCAACTTGCCGGCTTTCCCGCTCAATCGACGTCCGGCTTTTCGCTTGTTTCCCTCAACTCTTCCTACTTGCCGGATTTCATTTCTCAACGACGTCCGCCAAACCAACTTGCCGGATTTCCCGCTCAATCGACGTCCGGCATTTCACTTTTTTCCCTCAGCTCTTCCAATTTGCCGGATTTCATTTCTCAACGACGTCCGCCAAACCAACTTGCCGGATTTCCCGCTCAATCGACGTCCGGCATTTCGCCTGTTTCCCTCAACTCTTCCTACTTGCCGGATTTCATTTCTCAACGACGTCCGCCAAACCAACTTGCCGGATTTCCCGCTCAATCGACGTCCGGCATTCGGATGACTTTGGCTCGCACACCATAATTTCCGTACAAAAATTAGCAAAGCCAGCGTCAGCCTCCCACACGTCCTACTCCAGCAAGCCCTCATAAAATTCGCGCCACATTTGGGCGACATTTTCTTCGGAGTAATAATCGGAGGCAGCTAACGATTTTGCTTGGTAAGGCTCCAACAGCTGCGGATTGGCTTTCAGGTCGCGCAAGATGGATTCCATCTCGCTACGGTCTTTGGCATTTAAGTAATAACCATCAATAATAGCCCGATACAATTCTAAGTCACGCACCATAACAGGGGTTCCGCAAGAAAAGGCTTCTAAGATACTCATAGGGAACAACTCATTGTAAGACGGCAGTAAGAACACATCGGCGATATTGTAGTATTTATTCATCTCATCGCGGTCAACAATGCCCGTAAACTTTAAATTGGCGGGAGGATTGTTATAAACTTTGGTATATTTCTCGTAGCCGTCCGTCATGCGCCCAAACGAAAAACCACCCACCCAAATAAATTGAATATCGGGATTGTCATAGGCGAGTTGGAAGAAATCGTCGACACCTTTACGTTTTTGAATTTGGCCAGCGCCCATAACGACGAAAGCCTCTTCCGCTATCCCCGTTTGTTGCCGAAAGGCAACTTTTTCAGCGGTATTTATTGGGAAGAATTGTTCTTTTGAGACAAAGTTTGGGATGTAGGTGATTTTTTCGGCGGGGAAGTTATATTTCTCAAGTTCTTTGCCAAAAACGGGGTTAACCACCACCAGCTGGTCCATACGGCGATAAAAAGCAAGGACGTATTTTTCGGCAATTTTGCGGGAGACTTTATTGAGTTTCAAACTCCCTTCCAGCGTTTCGGGTAAAAAATGGACGTAACCGACCGTCTTGCCGCGGCGACCTTTCAGAAAAGTCGATAAATAGTATTGAGGGTTAACGGTATGGTAATGCGAAATATCGCTTGGTG
This window of the Fundicoccus culcitae genome carries:
- the mvk gene encoding mevalonate kinase, whose amino-acid sequence is MDELEEYLLEQEPKVELTAQQNEVVVAVGHGYAHSKIILMGEHAVVYDYPAIALPFNGVQVHTKATFTQEKGSTIDCMYFNGPISQAPASLNNIVRAIELSLQSLKINIAIHTQIESTIPQERGMGSSAAVAVSVIRAIYDLFDQPLDDNQLQFIANQAEVIAHESTSGLDTLLASSNQPYIYRKSKPALAFALKLEAYLVVADSGQAGQTKLAVQKVMKRRQENPEFSESILTAIGQFVTQAFDAINAGDVQSLGRLMTYNHYYLNQLGVSNERLDIIVNAAWQAGALGAKLTGGGLGGCVIALAETKGDAIAIAHAMQEAGAIQSWYIPLH
- the mvaD gene encoding diphosphomevalonate decarboxylase, which gives rise to MNSLFKSSYRAFTNIALIKYWGKRHEDLFLPLTSSLSLTLDAFYTDTTVEFKPNAKADVFILDGVQQGVELTQKVSQFVDLFRETAGMNMPVTVTSINHVPTAAGLASSASAFAALASACNGALGLGLDNRALSIYARQGSGSATRSLFGGFVVWHKGEGEDSQSSYAEAIDDAEWDIGMLVVIINQQQKKISSRVGMAHTRDTSPFYAMWPSEVEKDLAAIIPAIEAHDFETVGEIAEHNAMKMHASILASNPSFTYFEPDSLVAMAIVKELREQGIACYVTMDAGPNVKVIGRLSEMDQIIARFKHDFKADQLIVAKPGSAPIELKA
- a CDS encoding phosphomevalonate kinase, which encodes MKFNANMADLFNLNPKLTFQPTTQKVPGKLYFVGEYAILEPGNTAILFSVNQYLTCQISLSRTPYSGSLQTSLQDLLPLLYRREADKVHFSLNGMDGLDSYYHENLMDEKTRTLVLEQWQYVFEAIRVVEELMQELGRPLQDYHIQYYSDLVAEDGSKYGLGSSAAVTIATIKSLLAFYGIEVKSPLSLFKLAAIALIRAGSNGSMGDVAAISFGGWVFYQSFDRKWLAAELDNQVSLMDLLEKEWPLLEVRYLDINKRMTLLIGWTQSAASTQNLVQQLTQRLPEKDANYRYFLEKSKLCVNNMRTAFEKADIMQIQEEMANYRHLLLKLSSHFNIEIETDKLKQFIQLSQAYQFEAKSSGAGGGDCGIAVGESNQKTTQLLDEWRRVGIIPLNLHVAPKQFN
- the fni gene encoding type 2 isopentenyl-diphosphate Delta-isomerase, producing MSLDASQLNQQRKDDHVKLALGQQKEAKAAPFDDIRFVHHSFSLMSLDQVNITSHWAGHSHVMPFYINGMTGGSKFTKQFNEKLGMVAAETGLAMASGSVSAALKDPSLSDTFRIIREVNPHGFVMANLGAHHSLENAKRAVDLLQADALQIHLNVPQEIVMPEGDRDFSNWADNIQAIVAHVGVPVIVKEVGFGMSRETMLFLKSLGVQTIDISGRGGTNFVRIENDRNPSLDFSALAGWGQTTPESLLEAQAILGDGTVTLLASGGIRQPFDILKALALGASAVGLSGKFLASVDDLGIDATVEMVYQWRDTLKQMMLMLEAPTVAALQTKDMILSGSLLEWAQLRGIDASGLARRSQVK
- a CDS encoding glycosyltransferase family 4 protein translates to MITINMFSQAESVKGQGVGSAYIELIKMLKKHFNHLFQININQYTPSDISHYHTVNPQYYLSTFLKGRRGKTVGYVHFLPETLEGSLKLNKVSRKIAEKYVLAFYRRMDQLVVVNPVFGKELEKYNFPAEKITYIPNFVSKEQFFPINTAEKVAFRQQTGIAEEAFVVMGAGQIQKRKGVDDFFQLAYDNPDIQFIWVGGFSFGRMTDGYEKYTKVYNNPPANLKFTGIVDRDEMNKYYNIADVFLLPSYNELFPMSILEAFSCGTPVMVRDLELYRAIIDGYYLNAKDRSEMESILRDLKANPQLLEPYQAKSLAASDYYSEENVAQMWREFYEGLLE